In Corvus moneduloides isolate bCorMon1 chromosome 3, bCorMon1.pri, whole genome shotgun sequence, one DNA window encodes the following:
- the LOC116441865 gene encoding heme-binding protein 1-like isoform X1: MARITLEDLERLGDEPAAAAGDGSDSEDDQEEQGRLFAHWEAVASTHRVSLPRDMAGPIAQMARHSQAREPVPYVSLSQHGKCDEVAYEERRYPAGKWACVTMGEPLYEQSISMSFMKLMRYICKENSVGCHLGMTIPVLNEIHLTKEGTKLEREVLTAYYLPGEFQQNPPVPMDPEIHITERAPLRVITRVFYGMTTEETILREISHFWELLGSTDSVLQETYIVASYENPSIPQRRNEIWFICRAE; encoded by the exons ATGGCGCGGATCACGCTGGAGGACCTGGAGCGGCTGGGCGACGagcccgcggccgccgccggggACGGCAGCGACAGCGAGGACgaccaggaggagcagggacgGCTGTTCGCCCACTGGGAGGCCGTGGCCAGCACGCACCGAGTGAGCCTGCCCCGAG ACATGGCAGGCCCGATCGCCCAGATGGCCCGGCACAGCCAGGCTCGCGAGCCCGTGCCGTACGTCTCCCTCTCGCAGCACGGGAAG TGCGACGAAGTGGCCTACGAGGAGCGGCGGTACCCAGCTGGGAAGTGGGCCTGTGTCACCATGGGGGAGCCCCTGTATGAGCAGAGCATCTCCATGAGCTTCATGAAGCTCATGCGCTACATCTGCAAGGAGAACTCTGTAG GTTGCCATCTGGGCATGACAATCCCAGTGCTCAACGAAATCCATCTGACCAAGGAGGGGACCAAGCTGGAACGTGAGGTCCTAACTGCCTATTATCTCCCAGGAGAGTTCcagcaaaacccccctgttCCCATGGACCCCGAAATCCACATCACTGAGAGGGCACCGCTCCGGGTTATAACCAG GGTTTTCTATGGGATGACCACTGAGGAGACAATTCTGCGGGAGATCAGTCACTTCTGGGAGCTCTTGGGCTCCACAGACTCGGTGCTGCAGGAAACGTACATCGTGGCTTCTTACGAAAACCCCAGCATCCCTCAGCGCCGCAATGAGATCTGGTTCATCTGCCGGGCAGAGTGA
- the LOC116441865 gene encoding heme-binding protein 1-like isoform X2, protein MAPLDRCSILPLLHLLLCRVVAMLSFPGFILKVDKSCCLLWSSDFQLPPLPAYSLAGCDEVAYEERRYPAGKWACVTMGEPLYEQSISMSFMKLMRYICKENSVGCHLGMTIPVLNEIHLTKEGTKLEREVLTAYYLPGEFQQNPPVPMDPEIHITERAPLRVITRVFYGMTTEETILREISHFWELLGSTDSVLQETYIVASYENPSIPQRRNEIWFICRAE, encoded by the exons ATGGCACCTCTGGATCGGTGCAGTATTCTGCCGCTCCTGCACCTCCTCCTGTGTAGAGTAGTGGCAATGCTCAGCTTCCCgggctttattttaaaagtggaCAAGTCGTGCTGCTTACTCTGGTCTTCTGACTTCCAGCTGCCTCCTTTACCGGCCTATTCTCTTGCTGGG TGCGACGAAGTGGCCTACGAGGAGCGGCGGTACCCAGCTGGGAAGTGGGCCTGTGTCACCATGGGGGAGCCCCTGTATGAGCAGAGCATCTCCATGAGCTTCATGAAGCTCATGCGCTACATCTGCAAGGAGAACTCTGTAG GTTGCCATCTGGGCATGACAATCCCAGTGCTCAACGAAATCCATCTGACCAAGGAGGGGACCAAGCTGGAACGTGAGGTCCTAACTGCCTATTATCTCCCAGGAGAGTTCcagcaaaacccccctgttCCCATGGACCCCGAAATCCACATCACTGAGAGGGCACCGCTCCGGGTTATAACCAG GGTTTTCTATGGGATGACCACTGAGGAGACAATTCTGCGGGAGATCAGTCACTTCTGGGAGCTCTTGGGCTCCACAGACTCGGTGCTGCAGGAAACGTACATCGTGGCTTCTTACGAAAACCCCAGCATCCCTCAGCGCCGCAATGAGATCTGGTTCATCTGCCGGGCAGAGTGA
- the KLC4 gene encoding kinesin light chain 4 isoform X2, which translates to MSTMVYPREEKLDKLSQEEIISNTKLVMQGLEALKNEHNSILHSLLETIKCLKKDEEANLVHEKSNLLRKSVEMIELGLGEAQVMMALSNHLNAVESEKQKLRAQVRRLCQENQWLRDELANTQQKLQRSEQTVAQLEEEKKHLEFMNQLKKYDEDVSPSEEKEGDSTKDSLDDLFPNEEEEHGPGLPHQHSSAVAAAQQGGYEIPARLRTLHNLVIQYASQGRYEVAVPLCKQALEDLEKTSGHDHPDVATMLNILALVYRDQNKYKEAAHLLNDALSIREKTLGKDHPAVAATLNNLAVLYGKRGKYKEAEPLCKRALEIREKVLGKDHPDVAKQLNNLALLCQNQGKYDEVEYYYCRALEIYESCLGPDDPNVAKTKNNLASCYLKQGKYKDAEVLYKDILTRAHVKEFGSVDDEHKPIWMHAEEREEMSKSKHRDSTPYAEYGGWYKACKVSSPTVNTTLRNLGALYRRQGKLEAAETLEECAVRSRRQGIDPINQTKVVEILKEGDGTERRRSLGGSVKYENATDGSEEDGSGTLQRSSSLGKIRDVIRRSSEMLVKKLQGNGPLEPRNTSMKRAASLNYLHKSSDASFEGTQGLRAESRGLSASSMDLSSHSSLLSSN; encoded by the exons ATGTCCACCATGGTGTACCCAAGGGAGGAGAAACTGGACAAGCTGAGCCAAGAGGAGATAATTTCCAACACCAAGCTGGTAATGCAAGGGCTGGAAGCACTCAAGAATGAACACAACTCCATCCTGCACAGCTTGCTGGAGACCATCAAGTGCCTGAAGAAGGATGAAGAAGCCAATCTCGTGCATGAGAAATCCAACCTGCTCCGCAAGTCAGTGGAGATGATAGAACTGGGGCTTGGAGAAGCTCAG GTGATGATGGCCTTGTCCAACCATCTGAATGCTGTGGAGTCAGAGAAGCAGAAGCTGCGTGCTCAGGTGCGGAGACTGTGCCAGGAGAACCAGTGGCTGCGTGATGAGCTTGCCAACAcccagcagaagctgcagcgTAGTGAACAGACCGTGgctcagctggaggaggagaagaaacacCTTGAGTTCATGAACCAGCTGAAGAAGTATGATGAGGATGTCTCGCCTTCG gaggagaaggagggtgACTCCACCAAGGACTCTCTGGATGACCTATTCCcaaatgaggaggaggagcatgGTCCTGGAT TgccccaccagcacagcagtgccGTGGCAGCTGCCCAGCAGGGAGGTTATGAGATTCCCGCACGCTTGCGCACCCTCCACAACCTTGTCATCCAGTACGCCTCGCAGGGACGCTATGAGGTGGCTGTGCCGCTCTGCAAGCAGGCACTCGAGGACCTAGAGAAGACATCAGGCCATGATCATCCTGATGTGGCTACCATGCTCAACATTCTAGCACTAGTGTACAG GGATcagaataaatacaaagaagCAGCACACCTCTTGAATGATGCTCTTTCCATCCGTGAGAAGACTCTAGGCAAAGACCACCCAGCA GTGGCAGCGACTTTGAACAATTTGGCTGTTCTCTATGGCAAGAGAGGGAAGTACAAAGAAGCAGAGCCACTGTGTAAGCGAGCCCTGGAGATCCGTGAGAAG GTTCTAGGCAAAGACCATCCTGATGTGGCCAAGCAGCTGAACAATCTAGCCCTGTTGTGCCAGAACCAGGGCAAGTACGATGAGGTGGAGTACTATTACTGCCGGGCCCTGGAGATCTACGAGAGCTGCCTGGGTCCTGATGACCCCAATGTGGCCAAGACCAAGAACAACCTG GCTTCCTGTTACCTGAAGCAAGGCAAATACAAAGATGCAGAGGTGCTGTATAAGGATATCCTTACCCGTGCTCATGTGAAGGAGTTTGGCTCTGTGGATG ATGAGCACAAGCCAATCTGGATGCatgcagaggagagagaggagatgagCAAG AGCAAGCACAGAGACAGCACTCCCTATGCTGAGTATGGTGGCTGGTACAAGGCCTGTAAGGTTAGCAG CCCAACTGTGAACACCACTCTGAGGAACCTGGGTGCGCTATACCGGCGCCAGGGCAAGCTGGAGGCAGCCGAGACCTTGGAGGAGTGCGCAGTTCGCTCCCGGCGACAG GGCATTGACCCGATCAACCAGACAAAGGTGGTGGAGATTCTGAAGGAGGGGGATGGCACAGAGAGACGTCGGAGCCTGGGAGGCAGCGTCAAGTACGAGAATGCCACAGACGGTAGCGAGGAA GATGGCAGTGGCACTCTGCAGcgcagcagctccctgggaaaaATCCGGGATGTGATACGGAGGAGCAGTGAGATGTTGGTCAAGAAACTGCAGGGCAATGGTCCTCTGGAGCCCAGGAACACCAG CATGAAACGAGCTGCATCCTTAAATTACCTGCACAAGTCTAGCGATGCTTCATTTGAG GGCACCCAAGGCCTCCGTGCGGAGAGCAGAGGCTTGAGCGCCAGCAGCATGGACCTGtcctcccacagctccctgctctcctccaacTGA
- the KLC4 gene encoding kinesin light chain 4 isoform X1, giving the protein MSTMVYPREEKLDKLSQEEIISNTKLVMQGLEALKNEHNSILHSLLETIKCLKKDEEANLVHEKSNLLRKSVEMIELGLGEAQVMMALSNHLNAVESEKQKLRAQVRRLCQENQWLRDELANTQQKLQRSEQTVAQLEEEKKHLEFMNQLKKYDEDVSPSEEKEGDSTKDSLDDLFPNEEEEHGPGLPHQHSSAVAAAQQGGYEIPARLRTLHNLVIQYASQGRYEVAVPLCKQALEDLEKTSGHDHPDVATMLNILALVYRDQNKYKEAAHLLNDALSIREKTLGKDHPAVAATLNNLAVLYGKRGKYKEAEPLCKRALEIREKVLGKDHPDVAKQLNNLALLCQNQGKYDEVEYYYCRALEIYESCLGPDDPNVAKTKNNLASCYLKQGKYKDAEVLYKDILTRAHVKEFGSVDDEHKPIWMHAEEREEMSKSKHRDSTPYAEYGGWYKACKVSSPTVNTTLRNLGALYRRQGKLEAAETLEECAVRSRRQGIDPINQTKVVEILKEGDGTERRRSLGGSVKYENATDGSEEVSMGVEWSGDGSGTLQRSSSLGKIRDVIRRSSEMLVKKLQGNGPLEPRNTSMKRAASLNYLHKSSDASFEGTQGLRAESRGLSASSMDLSSHSSLLSSN; this is encoded by the exons ATGTCCACCATGGTGTACCCAAGGGAGGAGAAACTGGACAAGCTGAGCCAAGAGGAGATAATTTCCAACACCAAGCTGGTAATGCAAGGGCTGGAAGCACTCAAGAATGAACACAACTCCATCCTGCACAGCTTGCTGGAGACCATCAAGTGCCTGAAGAAGGATGAAGAAGCCAATCTCGTGCATGAGAAATCCAACCTGCTCCGCAAGTCAGTGGAGATGATAGAACTGGGGCTTGGAGAAGCTCAG GTGATGATGGCCTTGTCCAACCATCTGAATGCTGTGGAGTCAGAGAAGCAGAAGCTGCGTGCTCAGGTGCGGAGACTGTGCCAGGAGAACCAGTGGCTGCGTGATGAGCTTGCCAACAcccagcagaagctgcagcgTAGTGAACAGACCGTGgctcagctggaggaggagaagaaacacCTTGAGTTCATGAACCAGCTGAAGAAGTATGATGAGGATGTCTCGCCTTCG gaggagaaggagggtgACTCCACCAAGGACTCTCTGGATGACCTATTCCcaaatgaggaggaggagcatgGTCCTGGAT TgccccaccagcacagcagtgccGTGGCAGCTGCCCAGCAGGGAGGTTATGAGATTCCCGCACGCTTGCGCACCCTCCACAACCTTGTCATCCAGTACGCCTCGCAGGGACGCTATGAGGTGGCTGTGCCGCTCTGCAAGCAGGCACTCGAGGACCTAGAGAAGACATCAGGCCATGATCATCCTGATGTGGCTACCATGCTCAACATTCTAGCACTAGTGTACAG GGATcagaataaatacaaagaagCAGCACACCTCTTGAATGATGCTCTTTCCATCCGTGAGAAGACTCTAGGCAAAGACCACCCAGCA GTGGCAGCGACTTTGAACAATTTGGCTGTTCTCTATGGCAAGAGAGGGAAGTACAAAGAAGCAGAGCCACTGTGTAAGCGAGCCCTGGAGATCCGTGAGAAG GTTCTAGGCAAAGACCATCCTGATGTGGCCAAGCAGCTGAACAATCTAGCCCTGTTGTGCCAGAACCAGGGCAAGTACGATGAGGTGGAGTACTATTACTGCCGGGCCCTGGAGATCTACGAGAGCTGCCTGGGTCCTGATGACCCCAATGTGGCCAAGACCAAGAACAACCTG GCTTCCTGTTACCTGAAGCAAGGCAAATACAAAGATGCAGAGGTGCTGTATAAGGATATCCTTACCCGTGCTCATGTGAAGGAGTTTGGCTCTGTGGATG ATGAGCACAAGCCAATCTGGATGCatgcagaggagagagaggagatgagCAAG AGCAAGCACAGAGACAGCACTCCCTATGCTGAGTATGGTGGCTGGTACAAGGCCTGTAAGGTTAGCAG CCCAACTGTGAACACCACTCTGAGGAACCTGGGTGCGCTATACCGGCGCCAGGGCAAGCTGGAGGCAGCCGAGACCTTGGAGGAGTGCGCAGTTCGCTCCCGGCGACAG GGCATTGACCCGATCAACCAGACAAAGGTGGTGGAGATTCTGAAGGAGGGGGATGGCACAGAGAGACGTCGGAGCCTGGGAGGCAGCGTCAAGTACGAGAATGCCACAGACGGTAGCGAGGAAGTGAGTATGGGCGTGGAATGGAGCGGG GATGGCAGTGGCACTCTGCAGcgcagcagctccctgggaaaaATCCGGGATGTGATACGGAGGAGCAGTGAGATGTTGGTCAAGAAACTGCAGGGCAATGGTCCTCTGGAGCCCAGGAACACCAG CATGAAACGAGCTGCATCCTTAAATTACCTGCACAAGTCTAGCGATGCTTCATTTGAG GGCACCCAAGGCCTCCGTGCGGAGAGCAGAGGCTTGAGCGCCAGCAGCATGGACCTGtcctcccacagctccctgctctcctccaacTGA
- the KLC4 gene encoding kinesin light chain 4 isoform X4, producing the protein MSTMVYPREEKLDKLSQEEIISNTKLVMQGLEALKNEHNSILHSLLETIKCLKKDEEANLVHEKSNLLRKSVEMIELGLGEAQVMMALSNHLNAVESEKQKLRAQVRRLCQENQWLRDELANTQQKLQRSEQTVAQLEEEKKHLEFMNQLKKYDEDVSPSEEKEGDSTKDSLDDLFPNEEEEHGPGLPHQHSSAVAAAQQGGYEIPARLRTLHNLVIQYASQGRYEVAVPLCKQALEDLEKTSGHDHPDVATMLNILALVYRDQNKYKEAAHLLNDALSIREKTLGKDHPAVAATLNNLAVLYGKRGKYKEAEPLCKRALEIREKVLGKDHPDVAKQLNNLALLCQNQGKYDEVEYYYCRALEIYESCLGPDDPNVAKTKNNLASCYLKQGKYKDAEVLYKDILTRAHVKEFGSVDDEHKPIWMHAEEREEMSKSKHRDSTPYAEYGGWYKACKVSSPTVNTTLRNLGALYRRQGKLEAAETLEECAVRSRRQGIDPINQTKVVEILKEGDGTERRRSLGGSVKYENATDGSEEA; encoded by the exons ATGTCCACCATGGTGTACCCAAGGGAGGAGAAACTGGACAAGCTGAGCCAAGAGGAGATAATTTCCAACACCAAGCTGGTAATGCAAGGGCTGGAAGCACTCAAGAATGAACACAACTCCATCCTGCACAGCTTGCTGGAGACCATCAAGTGCCTGAAGAAGGATGAAGAAGCCAATCTCGTGCATGAGAAATCCAACCTGCTCCGCAAGTCAGTGGAGATGATAGAACTGGGGCTTGGAGAAGCTCAG GTGATGATGGCCTTGTCCAACCATCTGAATGCTGTGGAGTCAGAGAAGCAGAAGCTGCGTGCTCAGGTGCGGAGACTGTGCCAGGAGAACCAGTGGCTGCGTGATGAGCTTGCCAACAcccagcagaagctgcagcgTAGTGAACAGACCGTGgctcagctggaggaggagaagaaacacCTTGAGTTCATGAACCAGCTGAAGAAGTATGATGAGGATGTCTCGCCTTCG gaggagaaggagggtgACTCCACCAAGGACTCTCTGGATGACCTATTCCcaaatgaggaggaggagcatgGTCCTGGAT TgccccaccagcacagcagtgccGTGGCAGCTGCCCAGCAGGGAGGTTATGAGATTCCCGCACGCTTGCGCACCCTCCACAACCTTGTCATCCAGTACGCCTCGCAGGGACGCTATGAGGTGGCTGTGCCGCTCTGCAAGCAGGCACTCGAGGACCTAGAGAAGACATCAGGCCATGATCATCCTGATGTGGCTACCATGCTCAACATTCTAGCACTAGTGTACAG GGATcagaataaatacaaagaagCAGCACACCTCTTGAATGATGCTCTTTCCATCCGTGAGAAGACTCTAGGCAAAGACCACCCAGCA GTGGCAGCGACTTTGAACAATTTGGCTGTTCTCTATGGCAAGAGAGGGAAGTACAAAGAAGCAGAGCCACTGTGTAAGCGAGCCCTGGAGATCCGTGAGAAG GTTCTAGGCAAAGACCATCCTGATGTGGCCAAGCAGCTGAACAATCTAGCCCTGTTGTGCCAGAACCAGGGCAAGTACGATGAGGTGGAGTACTATTACTGCCGGGCCCTGGAGATCTACGAGAGCTGCCTGGGTCCTGATGACCCCAATGTGGCCAAGACCAAGAACAACCTG GCTTCCTGTTACCTGAAGCAAGGCAAATACAAAGATGCAGAGGTGCTGTATAAGGATATCCTTACCCGTGCTCATGTGAAGGAGTTTGGCTCTGTGGATG ATGAGCACAAGCCAATCTGGATGCatgcagaggagagagaggagatgagCAAG AGCAAGCACAGAGACAGCACTCCCTATGCTGAGTATGGTGGCTGGTACAAGGCCTGTAAGGTTAGCAG CCCAACTGTGAACACCACTCTGAGGAACCTGGGTGCGCTATACCGGCGCCAGGGCAAGCTGGAGGCAGCCGAGACCTTGGAGGAGTGCGCAGTTCGCTCCCGGCGACAG GGCATTGACCCGATCAACCAGACAAAGGTGGTGGAGATTCTGAAGGAGGGGGATGGCACAGAGAGACGTCGGAGCCTGGGAGGCAGCGTCAAGTACGAGAATGCCACAGACGGTAGCGAGGAA GCTTAA
- the KLC4 gene encoding kinesin light chain 4 isoform X3, producing the protein MSTMVYPREEKLDKLSQEEIISNTKLVMQGLEALKNEHNSILHSLLETIKCLKKDEEANLVHEKSNLLRKSVEMIELGLGEAQVMMALSNHLNAVESEKQKLRAQVRRLCQENQWLRDELANTQQKLQRSEQTVAQLEEEKKHLEFMNQLKKYDEDVSPSEEKEGDSTKDSLDDLFPNEEEEHGPGLPHQHSSAVAAAQQGGYEIPARLRTLHNLVIQYASQGRYEVAVPLCKQALEDLEKTSGHDHPDVATMLNILALVYRDQNKYKEAAHLLNDALSIREKTLGKDHPAVAATLNNLAVLYGKRGKYKEAEPLCKRALEIREKVLGKDHPDVAKQLNNLALLCQNQGKYDEVEYYYCRALEIYESCLGPDDPNVAKTKNNLASCYLKQGKYKDAEVLYKDILTRAHVKEFGSVDDEHKPIWMHAEEREEMSKSKHRDSTPYAEYGGWYKACKVSSPTVNTTLRNLGALYRRQGKLEAAETLEECAVRSRRQGIDPINQTKVVEILKEGDGTERRRSLGGSVKYENATDGSEEVSMGVEWSGA; encoded by the exons ATGTCCACCATGGTGTACCCAAGGGAGGAGAAACTGGACAAGCTGAGCCAAGAGGAGATAATTTCCAACACCAAGCTGGTAATGCAAGGGCTGGAAGCACTCAAGAATGAACACAACTCCATCCTGCACAGCTTGCTGGAGACCATCAAGTGCCTGAAGAAGGATGAAGAAGCCAATCTCGTGCATGAGAAATCCAACCTGCTCCGCAAGTCAGTGGAGATGATAGAACTGGGGCTTGGAGAAGCTCAG GTGATGATGGCCTTGTCCAACCATCTGAATGCTGTGGAGTCAGAGAAGCAGAAGCTGCGTGCTCAGGTGCGGAGACTGTGCCAGGAGAACCAGTGGCTGCGTGATGAGCTTGCCAACAcccagcagaagctgcagcgTAGTGAACAGACCGTGgctcagctggaggaggagaagaaacacCTTGAGTTCATGAACCAGCTGAAGAAGTATGATGAGGATGTCTCGCCTTCG gaggagaaggagggtgACTCCACCAAGGACTCTCTGGATGACCTATTCCcaaatgaggaggaggagcatgGTCCTGGAT TgccccaccagcacagcagtgccGTGGCAGCTGCCCAGCAGGGAGGTTATGAGATTCCCGCACGCTTGCGCACCCTCCACAACCTTGTCATCCAGTACGCCTCGCAGGGACGCTATGAGGTGGCTGTGCCGCTCTGCAAGCAGGCACTCGAGGACCTAGAGAAGACATCAGGCCATGATCATCCTGATGTGGCTACCATGCTCAACATTCTAGCACTAGTGTACAG GGATcagaataaatacaaagaagCAGCACACCTCTTGAATGATGCTCTTTCCATCCGTGAGAAGACTCTAGGCAAAGACCACCCAGCA GTGGCAGCGACTTTGAACAATTTGGCTGTTCTCTATGGCAAGAGAGGGAAGTACAAAGAAGCAGAGCCACTGTGTAAGCGAGCCCTGGAGATCCGTGAGAAG GTTCTAGGCAAAGACCATCCTGATGTGGCCAAGCAGCTGAACAATCTAGCCCTGTTGTGCCAGAACCAGGGCAAGTACGATGAGGTGGAGTACTATTACTGCCGGGCCCTGGAGATCTACGAGAGCTGCCTGGGTCCTGATGACCCCAATGTGGCCAAGACCAAGAACAACCTG GCTTCCTGTTACCTGAAGCAAGGCAAATACAAAGATGCAGAGGTGCTGTATAAGGATATCCTTACCCGTGCTCATGTGAAGGAGTTTGGCTCTGTGGATG ATGAGCACAAGCCAATCTGGATGCatgcagaggagagagaggagatgagCAAG AGCAAGCACAGAGACAGCACTCCCTATGCTGAGTATGGTGGCTGGTACAAGGCCTGTAAGGTTAGCAG CCCAACTGTGAACACCACTCTGAGGAACCTGGGTGCGCTATACCGGCGCCAGGGCAAGCTGGAGGCAGCCGAGACCTTGGAGGAGTGCGCAGTTCGCTCCCGGCGACAG GGCATTGACCCGATCAACCAGACAAAGGTGGTGGAGATTCTGAAGGAGGGGGATGGCACAGAGAGACGTCGGAGCCTGGGAGGCAGCGTCAAGTACGAGAATGCCACAGACGGTAGCGAGGAAGTGAGTATGGGCGTGGAATGGAGCGGG GCTTAA